CGTCGCCTGCCACAAAACCGGAACGCATGCCGGGTACGTTAGAGCGCTTGGACAGGCTGAAAAAAGACACCAGATTGCGGTAATCGCTGCGTCCCAGTTGTTGCGCTGCTTGTAGCGCACCGAGCGGCGGCGTATCGAAATAGATTTCGGAATAGCATTCGTCTGCGGCGATGATAAAGCCGTAACGGTCGGCCAGATCGAATAGTGTCTTCCATTCTGCAAGTTTAATTACACGCCCGGTCGGATTGCCAGGCGAGCACACATATATAAGCTGTGTGCGCTGCCAAACTTCTTGCGGCAATTGATCAAAATTCAACGCGTAGTTATCTTCCGGCAGAGTGTTGAGGAAATAGGGCGTGGCACCAGCCAGTAGAGCTGCGCCTTCATAAATCTGATAGAACGGATTAGGACAAATTACGGTGGGGTTGTCACACGTACGGTCAATCACCGCCTGGGCGAAAGCAAACAGCGCCTCCCGACTGCCGTTCACTGGCAAGACTTGTGATTTTGCATCCAGCGCAGGAAGATCATAACGTTGCGCAAACCAGCTGGCAATGCTGCCACGCAGCGCGTCACTCCCTGCGGTTGTGGGATAATTCGAAAGTCCCGCCAGATTGGCACTTAATGCGTCACTAATGAATTGCGGCGTGGCATGCTTGGGTTCCCCGATGTGCAGGCTGATAGGCCGGTAGGCTGGGTTAGGTATAACTGAGCTAAATAAATTGGCGAGTTTCTGGAACGGGTAAGGCTGTAGACGATCAAGATCAGGATTCATAATTTTTTGTTTAAGCTGAATAGGCACAATTATAAAGGTGTAGCGAGTGGCATCAAAACAAAAAATTTTGTCGGTGATAGGCTTGTTAAGTGGTGCCTTGGTGTGGGGACTGATGTGGTATCCCTATCGCGCATTACACAACATGGGGGTAGGCGGTGAATTGTCTACGCTGCTCAGCTATTGTATGGCGATGATATTAGGCTTACTGTTCCTGGGGCCGATATGGCGCGAGTTACGAGTTGCCGGGTGGCTGAGTATTGTGTTGATGGCGAGTGCGGGCTGGACCAATTTAGGCTATGTGCTGGCGGTGTTGGATGGCGAAGTAATG
This genomic interval from Candidatus Nitrotoga sp. AM1P contains the following:
- the dapC gene encoding succinyldiaminopimelate transaminase, whose amino-acid sequence is MNPDLDRLQPYPFQKLANLFSSVIPNPAYRPISLHIGEPKHATPQFISDALSANLAGLSNYPTTAGSDALRGSIASWFAQRYDLPALDAKSQVLPVNGSREALFAFAQAVIDRTCDNPTVICPNPFYQIYEGAALLAGATPYFLNTLPEDNYALNFDQLPQEVWQRTQLIYVCSPGNPTGRVIKLAEWKTLFDLADRYGFIIAADECYSEIYFDTPPLGALQAAQQLGRSDYRNLVSFFSLSKRSNVPGMRSGFVAGDATVLEKFTLYRTYHGCAMNPAVQAASAVAWQDEEHVAENRRLYAEKFSQVISVLKPVLPVALPDASFYLWLRVPIADTRFAQYLHRDYNVTVLPGSFLARNAHGVNPGENFIRIALVAELSETMEAAQRIAEFTRKLD